Genomic segment of uncultured Flavobacterium sp.:
GTAGAAGCAATAGAAGAACTAGTGCTTGAACCGGAAGAAATTCATCTCAAGAAAGAAAATGTCAATTTAAGTATTGATGAGGCTAAAGAAAATAAAATAGTCGAGAAGTTATTGGCTCTGGAAAACAAGTTAGAGTATCTAAATGCAGATTTTACACTGCCTTATGTAGCTAAAAAAATCAAAACAAACACGACTTATTTATCTTACGTTGTCAATAAACGATTTGGTAAATCGTTCGGGGAATACTCTAATGAGCTTAAAATTAACTATGTAATCAACGAGATGATTACCAATCATATGTACCGTAAATACTCTACACAGGCTATTGCAGAGAGTGTAGGTTTTAAAAATGCAGTTTCTTTTGCAAAATCATTCCGTAAAAGAACCGGAGTATCTCCAGCTCAGTTTGCAAGTAACATTTAGTTAAGGAATAATGAAAAGTTTATTTTTAAGATTCCAATAACAAATGAAATGAGATTAATTATCTGTTTTTTACTCTTTTTTGTTCTCAATACTGCACTTGTTCAAGATAAAAAGACGATGACCGAAGGAGAATATATGGTTTTGAAATATAAAATCAGACAATATTTTAATGCAAATACGCTAATGTCTTCGCTATTGCAAATGAAGGGCAGAACGGAATTGTCAAAAGAAAAATATAAAAAAGCACTTTTTTTAAATAAAAGTCTTAAAGTCTTTTATATATTTTTAATTTTAGGAACTGTTACTCTATTGGTAAAAAGCAACAGAGATAAAAACAAGGCTAATAAAAAGATGAGTGCTTTAATACAAGAACTTAAGGCAAGTATTGAAAAGGAAAATCGCTCTAATATCAAAACGATATTACTTGAATCTGAGAAAGTTGAATTAAAATCTGAAAATGCCAGCTTATGTATTGATCTGGCTAAAGAAAATGAAATAGTCGAAAAGCTTTTAGATCTTGAAAACAACTTAGAATATTTGAATACTGATTTTACATTGGCTTATGTAGCCAAAAAAATCAAAACAAATACAACTTACTTATCTTATGTTGTCAACAAACGATTTGGTAAATCATTTGGAGAATATAGCAATGAATTAAAAATTAATTATGCGATTAATAAAATGATTACTTGCGATGTATACCGAAAAAAATCTACACAAGCTACAGCAGAAAGTGTGGGGTTTAAAAATGCTGGTTCGTTTGCAAAATCATTTCGCAAACGAACCGGAGTATCTCCGGCTCAGTTTGCGAATAATATTTAATTTATTATTAAATAATTTTATAGACTTATAATGTGCCATTATTTCCAGTTCCTGATTTTCCAGGATCTGACTCTGGTGCTGAAATCGGTGGTGGTGGACATGCTTCACTATCGCCTCCACGAACAATTTTTTGTTGATTTTTAGATAACTTTTGTGCTCCAAAATCTGCTAGTGTTAATGCTTGATTTGCCATGTTTTTATGTATTAGGGTTATTGCATTATCAAAACTAGGCAAAAAGCAAAACCCTTAATCGAGAATAGGGTTTTGAAGCTTTTTGTGAAAAATAAATCATCACAACGTATTGATTGTCAATTAATTGAAATACTAACTATGACTTATATAATTTATAAATTGTATGTAGTATAATTGATAAAATGTCTGCTTTTACGATTATTTTTTGAATAAAAACAGCAATATTTGTACTGTAATTATGATTTAAAACAATCGAAAAGATGTTAAAACTTGTCCAAAAATTTCTCCAAATAAATAGATACTCGGAAATTAAAAATGAGTTTAAGGATCTGTTTCTTTCTCATCCTAATTATCCAAGTCTATTTGCAATAACAGATTCTTTTGATTTATTATCTATAGAGAATGCTGCGGTAAGAGTTTCAAAAGAGCAGATCGTTGATTTGCCTTCAAATTTTTTAGCATACTTCAAAGAAGAACTTATATTGGTAGAAAAGGCCAAAAATTTCGTTCGTATTAATAGTATGAAAAAAAGAAACTATAAAATGGCTTATGAAAAATTCCTTTTAGATTGGAATGGAGTAATTGTAGCTATCGAGCCTAATAATGTAGTAGCAAGAGAAAATTTAAAAGTTGAATACAATTGGTTAAAATATTCTTTGCCTCTTTTGCTTTTAACAGGGTTGTCATTTTTTTATAATACCTATAATTGGTTTAGTCTTATTTTTTTAGTGGTATCAATTCTGGGATTAGTTGTTAGTGTTTTAATCGTTCAGGAAAAACTGGGATTTAAAAACAGTCTTATTTCAAAAATTTGCAATCTAAGTTCTAACTCTTCTTGTGATGCGGTTATAAATACTAATGAGGGAACTCAAAACAAATGGATTAATTTTTCAGATTTGCCATTACTGTTTTTTGGTGCGAGCTACATATCGATTTTAGTTCAACCGTTAAATTCAGCAATTTTTATTGGCTTTTTAAGCTTATTGGCGATTCCTGTTATAGTTTCTTCTATTTGGATTCAAAAATTTGAAATTCAAAAATGGTGTGTGATGTGTTTGATGGTTTCCTTTTTGATCTTCTCACAGTCTATTGTTTGGTTTTCGTCAGATTTGTTTACGTTGAGTTTTAGTTTTGAGAATGTTTTTCCTTTTTTCTTTTCATTGATAGTACTTATACCTATTTGGTATGTTGCTAAATCAACGGTAAAAAATATTTTGGGTAATGAAAATTCATTAAAAGAGCTTAAAAAATTTAAAAGAAATTATTCCTTATTAAATTTTTTATCTGCCAAAGTACCTAATCCTAATGGGTTTGAAGATTTGAGAGGATTGAATTTTGGAAATAGAAATGCAGCTGTAAAGCTTTCAATAATAATAAGTCCAAGTTGTGGGCACTGTCATAAAACGTTTCAGGAAGCATTTGATTTGGTTTTAAGATATCCGGATAAGATTTTTTTAAATGTTCTTTTTAATATTAATCCCGAAAATAGTGACAATCAATATAAAATTATTGTAGAAAGACTTCTGTCAATAAACAGATCAACACCTGGAAAAACAGTTGAAGCCATTTCTGACTGGCATATTAAAAAGATGAGCCTGAAAAAATGGATGAAAAAATGGCACGTAGATTCTATTAGTATGATGATCACTCAGGAAATAAATAAACAATACGAATGGTGCTCTAAGAATAATTTTAATTATACGCCAGTTAAGATTGTAAATGAAAAGTTATTTCCAAATGAATACGAATTAAACGAATTAAAATACTTTTTGAACGATTTTGTTGAAGAAGTTGAGGTTTTTGAAAAAACAGCATAAAGTAAATATACTGACAGAATCTTCAAATGTCTTGAAATGATTGAAGTATAACCCCAACTATTAAATTTACTAACTATGTTAAAAAACATTTTAAACTTAGAAGGAGCTCAGGAATTAAGCATTTTCGAGAAAAAAAGTATTAATGGTGGTGCTTATCCTGTTGAACCAATTTGCGGAAACGTAACTTGGACTGCAAACCAAACGGTTTGCCTGAACTATAATCCTTATTATGGACCTGTTTATTTAGGAAATAATAAATGCTTAATTGTGGGAGATGATTGTTAGGAGGAGATAAATAATTTAAAAAAAACATAAAATGTTGAAGAAAATTTTAAATCTGGAAAATGCTCAGAGAATATCAAAAAGTGAGCAAAAGACCATGCAGGGAGGGATTCCTGAATGTTGGATTTATGCAATTGAAGCGGGATGTGTTTTAATACCAGTTGGAGGAAGTTGTCCTATAGATACTTTGCCGGGTATTTGCGATTCAGTTCGCCTTTGTTGCTAATTTTTAGTTTTTTTAGAAGTAATTACAATATAGCCTTTTTTAGAATTTAGTCATGTTTTTTTTAATTTGTAGGCGCTCGATCGTGGAACATTGAGCAAATTCCCCACATTGATGATTGGTGTTGGGATTCTTAGGAAAATTGGTCACTGAGTTGATTTTATTTGGTTAGGGTTAACCAGTGCCATATCCTACAGAAATTGGATTACTGATAATTACGTTTTTAAATACCTAACAGAAAGGAAATATATTTCCTTTCTGTTTTTTTTTACACTTTATCAAGAAAAATAATCTTAAATTGCCTTGAATAAATCATAATACATTGAAAAAATTCACCAATTATAAACAAGCTGATAATAAAGATTGTGGACCAACATGTTTAAAAATAATAGCCAAACATTACGGTAAGACAATCAACATCCAGGAGTTGAGAGATTTTAGCGAAACAACTCGTGAGGGAAGCAATTTGCTTTTTTTAAGTGATGCAGCAGAGAAAATTGGTTTTAGAACACTTGGTGTCAAAATAAGCACAGATAGATTAGATGAAGCTCCATTGCCGTGCATTTTGCATTGGAATCAGAATCATTATGTGGTTCTTTACAAAATAAAAAAAAATACTTATTATATTTCAGATCCGGCTTTTGGATTAATTCAATACAATAAACAGGATTTTATTAAATTCTGGATAGGAAACAATGCCGATGAAACTACAGAAGAAGGAATCGCATTATTGATAGAAGCTTCGCCAAAATTCTTTCAGTCAGATTTTGATAAAGAAGATCATAAAGGATTGGGTTTTAAATTGCTGTCTCAGTACGTTTTAAGATACAAGTCGTTTTTAGTTCAATTAAGCATCGGATTATTAGCCAGCAGTTTACTGCAGTTGATCTTTCCGTTTTTAACCCAAAGTATTGTTGATATTGGGATTCAGAATCAAAATATTCATTTTATTTATTTAATTCTCTTTGCACAATTATTTCTCTTTGCAGGAAGAACCGGTTTAGAACTTATCAGAAGTTGGATATTACTGCATCTTTCTACCCGAATAAACATTTCGCTTATTTCAGATTTCTTCATTAAATTAATGAATCTTCCTATTTCGTTTTTTGATGTTCGAATGACAGGTGATATTATGCAGCGTATTAACGATCATCGAAGAATCGAAAAAATCCTGACCACATCATCGATAAACGTTTTGTTTTCTGTAATCAACATGTTTGTCATGGGAGGCGTTTTGGCATACTTTAACCTGAAGATCTTTTTCGTGTTTTTTATCGGAAGTATTTTTTACTTCGGATGGATTACTTTGTTCTTAAAACGAAGAGAAGTTTTAGATTATAAACGATTTGCCGAAGTTTCGCAAGAGCAAAGTAAAGTCATGGAGCTTATTAATGGAATGCAGGAAATTAAGCTTCATAATGCCGAAAAACAAAAACGCTGGGGTTGGGAATATGTCCAGGCAAGGCTTTTTAGAGTTTCGATAAAAGGATTGATTTTAGAGCAAACCCAAACCATTGGTTCGTCAGTAATTAATGAATTAAAGAATATTTTTATTATATTCTTATCTGCAAAATTGGTTATTGGTGGTTCCATTACACTCGGTATGATGTTGGCAATCAGCTCAATTGTGGGAAGTCTAAACGGACCAATAACTCAGCTTATAGAATTTGTCAGAGAACTTCAGGATGCCAAAATATCGTTGGCAAGACTATCTGAAATTCACGAAAAAGAAGATGAAACCCAGCAGGAAGCCCATCAAACTCATGAAGTTCCATACGATTCTGATATAGAGATAAAGAATCTTTCGTACCGTTATTTAGGATCTGATATTCCGGTTTTGGACAATTTGAGTTTAATAATTCCGGCCAATAAAGTAACGGCAATAGTAGGCGTTAGCGGAAGCGGAAAAACAACACTCATGAAAGTGCTTCTTAAATTTTATGAACCTGAAAAAGGAGAAATTAATATTGGAAATTCACAGTTAAAAAATATTTCGCAAAAAGCCTGGAGATCCAATATTGGTGCTGTGATGCAGGAAGGGTTTATTTTTAGTGATACTATAGCTAATAATATCGCCATTGGCGTTGACAAAGTCGACAAAGAACGATTAGTATATGCGGCAGATGTTGCTAATATAAAAGAATATATAACGGGTTTGCCACTGGGTTATAATACAAAAGTTGGTGCTGAAGGAACCGGAATGAGTACAGGGCAAAAACAGCGATTGTTGATCGCAAGGGCCGTTTATAAGAATCCGGAAGTTCTTTTTTTTGACGAAGCTACCTCGGCTTTAGATGCCAATAATGAAAAAGAAATTATGCGAAAACTGGATATTTTTTTCAAAGATAAAACCGTGGTTGTTATCGCGCATCGACTTAGTACAGTTATGAATGCAGATCAGATTGTGGTTTTGGACAAAGGAAAAATCATCGAAATTGGAAGTCACTCTGCTTTAGTGCAACAAAAAGGGAATTATTTTGAATTGGTTCGAAATCAATTACAGTTAGGAAATTAAATGATGGCAGAAGATACATTTGAATTAAGAAGTGAAGAAGTTCAGGACATTCTCACCAAAGTACCACACTGGATGATACGTTGGGGAACCATCTTGATATTTGCCATTATATTTTTACTGTTTTTTGTGTCCTGGTTTATCAAATATCCGGATGTTGTAAATACTGAAATTGTGATTACAACCAATATTCCGCCAGAAAAAATAGTTTCTAAATCTTCCGGCCGGATAGAGGCTATTTTAGTAAAGAATAAAGCTGTAGTTCCAAAAAACACAACGCTTGCTATTATTGAAAACACAGCCAATTACAAAGATGTTTTTTTATTAAAAAGCATTGTTGAGAATTATAATGTCAATGATTCAAAAAAAGCTTTTCCGTTTGTTTTGCTAAAAAATGCTCAGTTAGGAGAAATAGAAAGTGCATTTGCCGTTTTTCAAAAAGATTATCAGGCAGATCAATTAAATGAAGATTTGCAGCCTTTTGAAGTCGAAAACCGTGCGCAGGTTTCAGAGAAAGCGCAGATTAAAGAAAGATTGGAAATTCTGCAGCAGCAAAAAGTGATCAACGAAAGTGAATTGCAGCTTCAGAAAAATGAGATTGCACGTTTTGAAACCCTTTTTAATAAAGGAATTATCTCGGCTCAGGAAATGGAAGCTAAAAAACTCACTTATCTTCAGGCTCAGAAGAGTTATAAAGGTTTATTATCGTCGATTTCGCAATTAAGGTCCTCTTTGATTGATAATACAAAATCAAGCCAGAATTCGCACATAAACAGCACTAAAGAAGAAGTTAATCTGGGACGCAACATGGCACAATCGTTTTATCAGCTCAAAAAAGTAATAAAAGATTGGGAATTGGCCTATACGCTAAAAACATCCATAAGTGGTGTAGTTACTTTTTTGCAAGTCTGGAACGAAAATCAAACCATAAATGTTGGCGATAATGTTTTTTCTATAATTCCCGATGCTAAAAACGGTTTTGTAGGCAAAGTAAAAGCACCCGCATTGAATTCGGGAAAAATAAAAGTAGGGCAAAAAGTAAACATCAGACTGGCAAATTTCCCTGATAGAGAATTTGGTGTTCTGAGAGGAAAAATCCAAAATATATCGCTGGTTCCGGACAAAGATGGAAATCTGCTATTGGATGTTGCTCTCCCAAACGGATTGGAGACATCCTATAAAAAACAAATTTTATTTCAGCAGGAAATGAAAGGAAGTGCTGAAATCGTAACCGAAGATTTGAGATTGATCGAAAGAATTTTATATCAGTTTAAAAGTGTTTTTGAGCAAGTTTAAAATTTCAAATAAAACCCCTTAGTCAATTCAATATATTCAGGAGTATAAACGTGTCTGTCGATTTCGATAACTAATTCATCGATTTCAATTTCTTCAGTTTCATTGCGGCTAAACGCTAATAAACTTCGCTTAATTTCAGTTTTAGGAGTTCCTTTTACACGGGTAATTTTGACTGGATATAGTTCTGATTCTTTTGCTAAGGCGATAAAATTCTTTTCTTCTTTGTATGGAATAATCAAAGCAAATATTCCGTGCTCAGAAAGTAGTAAATCGGCAGCCTCGATTAGTTCTTCAAAAGGCATTGCATCTTGAAAACGTGCTAAATCACGTTGTTCATTATCTGTTTTATAATCTTCTGAATAAAAAGGAGGATTAGAAACAATCAGATCGTATTCGTCTTCCGGTTCATCTATAAATTCGTCCAAACCTGCATGGAAACAAAATAGGCGGTCTCCCCAAGGTGAGTTTTCAAAATTTCCAACAGCTTGCTCATAAGCATCTTCATCAATTTCAAGAGCATCAATTTGTTCAGCGTGAGTTCGCTGAGCAAGCATCAAAGCAATAATCCCGGTTCCTGCACCAATATCTAAAACGCTAAACGGATTGTGATGAATTGGAGCCCATGAGCCCAATAAAACACCATCTGTTCCTACTTTCATAGCGGTTTTGTCTTGTTGAATAGAGAACTGCTTGAAAGTGAATTTTGACATTGCTGGAAAATTTAAAATAAAGATTTTAGAAGAGTGAGCAGCTGAAAACTGAGACCGAAAACTGAAGACTTTTTACAAGTACATCTCTACTAATCCTTCTGGCAAATTCATAATGACTTTTTTATTCTCACGGTCAATTTTTACCAGGAAATGATCGATCATCGGAATTAACATTTCGACTTCGCCATTTAAAACTTCAAAAAGAGGTTGAGCCGTAGTGTCGTTTACAGCAGCAATTTTTCCAAAAACGCCTAAACGCTGGTCTTCGATTTCAAAACCGATAACTTCATGGAAGTAAAATTTGTTACCGGAAAGTTTTGGTAACATGCTTAACGGAAGATAGATTGCATTGCCAATAAGAGCATCTGCTTCTTCTTCATTATTTACATCTTCAAAACGAATTCTAAGAAAATCGTTTTTATGTAGTGAACTTGTTTCAATAAAAAAAGGAACCAAGTGTTTGTTGCATTCAACAAACACTGATTCCAGATTTTCGTATAACTCAGGTTCGTCCGTGTCTAAATAAGCCAGAACTTCACCTTTGAAACTAAATTTTTTAGCGATTTTACCTAAATAAAAGCATTCTTCTTTACGCATTCTCGCTAAATATAATTATGCTTCAGTTGTTTCGTTATTTTCTTCAGCAGCAGGAGCTTCTTCAGTAGCAGCTTCCGCTTCAACTTCAGCAACTTCTTCTTCAACTGCAGGAGTTGCAGCAGCGATAGCATCAGCTTCAGCCTGAGCTGCAGCAGCTAAACGTTTAGCATTAACTTCTTGTTCTGCTTTAAAAGCTTTAGCTTTAGCATCAGCTTGCGCTTTTGTTAAACCGTCTTTTTTAGCATCAACTTTTCCAGCTTTAGCTTCTAACCAAGCCGCTAATTTAGCATCAGCTTGTTCTTGAGTTAAAGCACCTTTACGAATACCTCCATCAAGGTGGTGTTTCAATAAAGCACCTTTGTAAGAAAGAATTGCTTTAGCAGTATCAGTTGGTTGTGCACCATTGTGTAACCATTTAACTGCACTATCAAGGTTTAAGTCGATAGTTGCTGGGTTTGTGTTTGGATTGTAAGTACCGATTTTCTCTAAGTATTTACCATCTCTTTTTGAGCGTGCATCTGCAGCTACAACCCAGTAAAAAGGTTTTCCTTTTTTACCGTGTCTTTGTAATCTAATTTTTACTGACATAATCGTATGATTAAATTTTGAGGTACTCGACCTCTGTTAATTAAGGGCGCAAAGATATAATTTTTTTATGAATTATGCGTTTAAAACGATATTAAATCTATTTAAGGTGATTTTTTGATATTTCTTTGTCGTTTTTGACTCTGATTTTTACATTATTTATCTTAAATGCGATACTTTTGCCTCAAATTGATTTTTCTATGAAAAAATATTTTTATTTCTTGTCATTAATAGTACTCCTGACATCTTGTACTGAAGATATAAAATTCAATAATCCGGCTTTTCAAACCTTAAAGGATAATGTTTTTTGGAGAGCTAATGCCTATAAAGCTTACCTTGGAGATGATGGCACTATGATTATTGAAGGTTCTTTGGGATATGAAAAAGTACTGTTGCAAACAGCATCTCCAATGAAGGGAACTTATGCTCTTGGTGTGAACAATGCTTCAACAGCAAATTATTTAGATACGTTTCCGGCTCAATTTGCTGCATTTTCTACAGGTATAAAAGGTGTAAACGGGCAGATTGTTATTACAGAATATGATTTAGAAAGTAATACTATTTCAGGAACATTTAAGTTTAATGCTATAAACCAAAATACAAGTGATACTGAAAAACCAAAAGTGACTTTTACCGAAGGTGTTTTTTACAAAGTTCCAATTCAACTTAGTGAGATAAATCATCATTTGTAATTCTATTTGCGATGGATTGATTTTGTTGCAATTTGAATTTTTAAATCAAAATAAAAACATAAATAAACTAATATATAGTAGATTAGAGAAAAATAAGACTACATTTGCTATATTATTATAAATAAGTACATATGAACATTTTTGTTGGAAGCCTTCCATTCAGTATTGAGGAAGCAGATTTAAGAGAGTCTTTCGAGGCTTACGGAGCAGTAGATTCAGTTAAAATCATTACTGATAAATTTACAGGAAGAAGCAAAGGTTTTGGTTTTGTTGAGATGCCAAACGATGCTGAAGCTCAAAAAGCAATTGATGAATTGAACGGAGCTACTGTTCAAGGTCGTGCAATTGTAGTTAATAAATCTGAACCGAAACCTGAAGGTGAAAGAAGAAGCTTCAACAATAACAGCCGTGGTGGAGATTCACGCGGAGGTTATGGTGGAGGAAACAACCGTGGTGGAAATGACCGTGGTGGTAACAGAGGAGGATATTAATATTTTTTTCTAAATATATAAAAGGGATCAATTTTTATTGATCCCTTTTTTTATGCGGTAAATTATTTTTGTAAAATTTGTTTTGTAGAGGCGCACTGCAGTGCGTCTCCGTTATGTTAGACGCACTGCAGTGCGCCTCTACGAAAACTTGAAACAAAAAATAATTAACTAAATTATAAATTTGCAACCAGCCAATCTCCAATTTCGCTGGTTTTGTATGCTTTTGATCCTTTTGCGGCTAAATCTTCGGTAACAATTCCTTGTTCTAATGATTTGTTTACAACTGCTCTGATGGCTTCGGCTTCGGCTTTTAATCCAAAAGCATCTTCGAACATCATTGCTGCAGATAAAATTGTTGCCAATGGATTTGCGATGTTTAATCCGGTTGCCTGTGGATAAGATCCGTGGATTGGTTCGTATAATGAAGTGTGCTCTCCAACAGAAGCAGAAGGCATTAATCCCATTGAACCTGAAATTACAGAAGCTTCGTCAGTTAAGATATCTCCGAATAAATTCTCTGTGATTAATACATCATAAGAGTTTGGCCATTGTACCAAACGCATCGCAACAGCATCAACAAATTCGTAAGAAACTGTAACTTCCGGATAATCTTTTTCCATTGCCTGAACCGTTTCTCTCCATAAACGTGAAGTTTCGAGAACGTTTGCTTTGTCAACGCAACATAGTTTTTTGCTACGTGTCATTGCTAATTCAAAACCTTTTTTAGCCAAACGCTGAACTTCGGCTCTTGTATAAACACAATTATCGAAAGCAGTTTCTCCGTCGTCTCTTCTTCCTTTTTCTCCAAAGTAAATTCCGCCAGTCAATTCTCTCAAGAAAACTAAATCAGTTCCTTCGATTCTTTCTCTTTTTAGAGGAGAATTATCAATTAAAGAAGGAAAAGTAAACGTTGGGCGAACATTAGCAAATAAGCCTAATTTTTTACGCATCAATAATAAACCTTGCTCAGGACGAACTGGTGCGCTAGGATCGTTATCGTATTTTGGGTGTCCGATTGCTCCAAATAAAACCGCATCAGCTTTCATACAAACTTCATGAGTTTCGTCTGGATAAGGAACTCCAACTGCGTCAATTGCGCAAGCTCCAGTCAAAGCAGGAGTCCAGGTTATTTCGTGATTGAATTTTTTTGCAATAGCATCAGATACTTTTACAGCTTCATTTATTACTTCTGGTCCGATTCCGTCTCCGGCTAAAAGGGCTATGTTAAATTTCATTTTTTAAGTATTTATTGTTTTTTTAAGGTTCATAGTGGCAAAGGTTCAAAGGAACAAAGTTTTAAAAGCAGGCAAAACCTTTGTGCCTTTGCATCTTTGAACCTTTGTACCTCTTAATCGGCAATTACATTCAACATTTTTTGCGTTGCAATAATCGCTGCAACAGTTTGATCTGAATCTAATCCTCTTGTTTTAAATTCTTTTCCGTTGTTTGTCCAGGTAATAATGGTTTCGCACAAGGCGTCAGAACTACTTCCCGGTGGGATTCTTACGGCATAGTCGATCAATTTTGGAAGTGTTAGTTTTTTACTTTTATAAATTTTGGATAAAGCATTCATAAAAGCATCAAACTGACCGTCTCCTTGTGCGTGTTCTTCAATGATTTCTCCATCAAGATTTAAACTTAATGTTGATGATGGACGTGTTCCTTTTGAATGCATTAATACGTAAGACTGTATGGTAATTTTATCTTGGTAAGTATGACTGTCCAAAACATCTGAAATAATGTATGGAAGATCTTCCTTGGTAACAGTTTCTTTTTTGTCGCCTAATTCGATGATTCTTTGGGTAACCAATTTCAAATCTTCCGGATTTAATTTTAAACCTAATTCCTGAAGATTTTTTTCAATATTAGCTTTTCCCGAAGTTTTGCCCAAAGCATATTTTCTTTTTCTTCCAAAACGTTCCGGAAGCAAATCATTAAAATATAAGTTGTTTTTATTGTCTCCGTCGGCGTGGATTCCGGCAGTTTGCGTAAACACATTATCTCCAACAATTGGTTTGTTGGCAGGAATTCTATATCCTGTAAACGTTTCGACTAATTTGCTTACAGTGTATAAAGAAGTTTCTTTTATATTGATGCTTACTTCTGGCAGATAATCGTTTATTACGGCAACAGTACTTTCAAGCGGTGCATTTCCGGCACGTTCTCCCATTCCGTTTACGGTTACATGAAGTCCGTTTATGCCAGCTTTTATAGCCTCCATAACATTAGCGATACTTAAGTCGTAATCGTTATGCGCGTGAAAATCAAAATGAATATTCGGGTATTTTGCTCTGATTTTAGAAATAAATTCGAAAGTCAGAGAGGGAATTAAAACACCTAAAGTATCTGGAAGTAAAATTCTTTTTACAGGCTGCGTAGATAAGAAATCCAGAAATTGAAACACATATTCAGGAGAATTTCGCATTCCGTTGCTCCAGTCTTCCAGATAAACATTGGTTTCAATATTATTTTCTTTTGCTAAAGCTATGATTTGAGCGATTTCAGAAAAATGCTGTTCCGGTGTTTTTTTTAATTGATGCGTTAAGTGATTCATTGAGCCTTTGGTCAACAAATTCTGCACTTTGGCGCCGGCTTTTTTCATCCATTCAATCGAAACTCCACCGTCAACAAACGAAAGGACTTCGATTCTGTTAATGTAACCTCGTTCTTCCGCCCATGAAGTAATGCCTTTTACGGCTTGAAATTCTCCTTCACTTACACGTGCGGAAGCAATTTCGATTCTATCAATATTTAATTCCTCCAGCAATAATTGCGCAATGGTTAGTTTTTCTGCAGCAGAAAAAGATACTCCTGAGGTTTGTTCACCATCACGAAGAGTCGTGTCCATTATTTCAATTTTTCTTTTTTCCATATTGATATTCTAATTTCTAACGTTGGATTTTATTGATATCCTTGTTTTAATTTTGACGCTGATTTTACGGATTCGCTTTGCGAAGACGCTGATAAAAACGGATTTTTTATTATTGAGTAAAATAAAATCCGCGTTTTTGCGATAGCAAATCTGTTTTATCCGCGTTCCATGTTTTCTCATTTAATTTAGAAAGACCCGACTGGTTTTTGAAACCTGTCGGGTCTAATATCCTGAATGAGATTTCTATTAGTAAGGAAGTTTATCGGCGAAAGCCACAATATCTTCTTTAATATTTTGTAAATAATCAATGTCATCAAAGCCATTAATCATATTGTTCTTTTTGTATCCGTTAATAGCAAAAGATTCTTGTTGACCAGTCGCTAATAAAGTAATTGTTTGGTTT
This window contains:
- a CDS encoding helix-turn-helix domain-containing protein is translated as MRLIICFLLFFVLNTALVQDKKTMTEGEYMVLKYKIRQYFNANTLMSSLLQMKGRTELSKEKYKKALFLNKSLKVFYIFLILGTVTLLVKSNRDKNKANKKMSALIQELKASIEKENRSNIKTILLESEKVELKSENASLCIDLAKENEIVEKLLDLENNLEYLNTDFTLAYVAKKIKTNTTYLSYVVNKRFGKSFGEYSNELKINYAINKMITCDVYRKKSTQATAESVGFKNAGSFAKSFRKRTGVSPAQFANNI
- a CDS encoding vitamin K epoxide reductase family protein, with translation MLKLVQKFLQINRYSEIKNEFKDLFLSHPNYPSLFAITDSFDLLSIENAAVRVSKEQIVDLPSNFLAYFKEELILVEKAKNFVRINSMKKRNYKMAYEKFLLDWNGVIVAIEPNNVVARENLKVEYNWLKYSLPLLLLTGLSFFYNTYNWFSLIFLVVSILGLVVSVLIVQEKLGFKNSLISKICNLSSNSSCDAVINTNEGTQNKWINFSDLPLLFFGASYISILVQPLNSAIFIGFLSLLAIPVIVSSIWIQKFEIQKWCVMCLMVSFLIFSQSIVWFSSDLFTLSFSFENVFPFFFSLIVLIPIWYVAKSTVKNILGNENSLKELKKFKRNYSLLNFLSAKVPNPNGFEDLRGLNFGNRNAAVKLSIIISPSCGHCHKTFQEAFDLVLRYPDKIFLNVLFNINPENSDNQYKIIVERLLSINRSTPGKTVEAISDWHIKKMSLKKWMKKWHVDSISMMITQEINKQYEWCSKNNFNYTPVKIVNEKLFPNEYELNELKYFLNDFVEEVEVFEKTA
- a CDS encoding peptidase domain-containing ABC transporter, with product MKKFTNYKQADNKDCGPTCLKIIAKHYGKTINIQELRDFSETTREGSNLLFLSDAAEKIGFRTLGVKISTDRLDEAPLPCILHWNQNHYVVLYKIKKNTYYISDPAFGLIQYNKQDFIKFWIGNNADETTEEGIALLIEASPKFFQSDFDKEDHKGLGFKLLSQYVLRYKSFLVQLSIGLLASSLLQLIFPFLTQSIVDIGIQNQNIHFIYLILFAQLFLFAGRTGLELIRSWILLHLSTRINISLISDFFIKLMNLPISFFDVRMTGDIMQRINDHRRIEKILTTSSINVLFSVINMFVMGGVLAYFNLKIFFVFFIGSIFYFGWITLFLKRREVLDYKRFAEVSQEQSKVMELINGMQEIKLHNAEKQKRWGWEYVQARLFRVSIKGLILEQTQTIGSSVINELKNIFIIFLSAKLVIGGSITLGMMLAISSIVGSLNGPITQLIEFVRELQDAKISLARLSEIHEKEDETQQEAHQTHEVPYDSDIEIKNLSYRYLGSDIPVLDNLSLIIPANKVTAIVGVSGSGKTTLMKVLLKFYEPEKGEINIGNSQLKNISQKAWRSNIGAVMQEGFIFSDTIANNIAIGVDKVDKERLVYAADVANIKEYITGLPLGYNTKVGAEGTGMSTGQKQRLLIARAVYKNPEVLFFDEATSALDANNEKEIMRKLDIFFKDKTVVVIAHRLSTVMNADQIVVLDKGKIIEIGSHSALVQQKGNYFELVRNQLQLGN
- a CDS encoding HlyD family efflux transporter periplasmic adaptor subunit — its product is MAEDTFELRSEEVQDILTKVPHWMIRWGTILIFAIIFLLFFVSWFIKYPDVVNTEIVITTNIPPEKIVSKSSGRIEAILVKNKAVVPKNTTLAIIENTANYKDVFLLKSIVENYNVNDSKKAFPFVLLKNAQLGEIESAFAVFQKDYQADQLNEDLQPFEVENRAQVSEKAQIKERLEILQQQKVINESELQLQKNEIARFETLFNKGIISAQEMEAKKLTYLQAQKSYKGLLSSISQLRSSLIDNTKSSQNSHINSTKEEVNLGRNMAQSFYQLKKVIKDWELAYTLKTSISGVVTFLQVWNENQTINVGDNVFSIIPDAKNGFVGKVKAPALNSGKIKVGQKVNIRLANFPDREFGVLRGKIQNISLVPDKDGNLLLDVALPNGLETSYKKQILFQQEMKGSAEIVTEDLRLIERILYQFKSVFEQV